From Spiroplasma monobiae MQ-1, a single genomic window includes:
- a CDS encoding iron-sulfur cluster assembly scaffold protein, with amino-acid sequence MFDKDDKIQLRQIIMEHYTEPDYKGLIENDKAIIKFQDSPTCSDEINVQLLIENEKIIEARFDGNACAISTASTDILCSKLKQLNVEEAKEQLVNYYNMIAGNEYDESILDELIAFWEINKQGNRINCALLGADGFKSILNKEV; translated from the coding sequence GTGTTTGATAAAGATGACAAAATACAATTAAGACAAATTATAATGGAACATTATACAGAACCAGATTACAAAGGTTTAATTGAAAATGATAAAGCGATTATTAAATTTCAAGATTCTCCAACTTGTAGTGATGAAATAAATGTTCAACTATTAATCGAAAATGAAAAAATTATTGAAGCGAGATTTGATGGAAATGCTTGTGCAATATCAACTGCCTCAACAGATATTTTATGTTCAAAATTAAAACAGTTAAATGTAGAAGAAGCAAAAGAACAACTCGTCAATTATTACAATATGATTGCCGGAAATGAATATGATGAATCAATTCTCGATGAACTAATTGCTTTTTGAGAAATAAACAAACAAGGAAATAGAATAAATTGCGCACTACTTGGCGCTGATGGATTTAAGTCTATATTAAATAAGGAGGTGTAG
- the sufB gene encoding Fe-S cluster assembly protein SufB: protein MKKLKQEEEIKQISDYKYGFNEGEVSTYKVQKGLNEEVVREISKYKEEPEWMLNYRLESLKIFDQKPQPSFGPDLNWIDFNDYYYYTEGAGKTVKTWDEIPEEIKRTFDRLGIPEAEKNFLAGINAQWDARPVYERMNDELTKQGVIFTDCDTALRKYPELFKKHFGQLVKNDDNKYASLNGAVWSGGTFIYVPSGVKLEKPLQAYFRINYQASGQFERTLIIVEDDAELHYIEGCTAPIYSENNLHAAIVEIYVGKRASVRYTTVQNWSDNVLNLVTKRSIVEEDGRMEWIDGNIGSKVNMKYPSCILKGDRAQGDTISIAVAKKGVYQDAGSKMIHLGKETKSKIVSKSITFQGGTANYRGLAYIGPNAINSKARVECDTLILDNQSHSDTIPQNKVHNNQSQIEHEATVSKVSEEQLFYLMSRGLDEQEALEIIVMGFLEPFTKELPLEYAVELNQLIKMDMEGSVG, encoded by the coding sequence ATGAAAAAATTAAAACAAGAAGAAGAAATCAAACAAATATCTGACTACAAATATGGTTTTAATGAGGGAGAGGTTTCTACATATAAAGTTCAAAAAGGTTTGAATGAAGAAGTTGTTAGAGAGATTTCAAAATATAAAGAAGAGCCTGAATGAATGTTGAATTATAGATTAGAAAGTTTGAAAATTTTTGATCAAAAGCCTCAACCATCATTTGGTCCAGACTTAAATTGAATAGATTTCAATGATTATTATTACTACACTGAGGGTGCTGGTAAAACTGTTAAAACATGAGATGAAATTCCAGAAGAAATTAAAAGAACTTTTGATAGATTAGGTATTCCTGAAGCTGAAAAAAACTTTTTAGCAGGTATTAATGCACAATGAGATGCTCGTCCTGTTTATGAAAGAATGAACGATGAGTTAACAAAGCAAGGGGTAATTTTCACAGATTGTGACACCGCCTTAAGAAAATATCCAGAGTTATTCAAAAAGCATTTTGGTCAATTAGTAAAAAATGATGACAATAAATATGCGTCATTAAACGGTGCTGTTTGATCTGGAGGTACTTTTATTTATGTTCCTAGCGGAGTTAAATTAGAAAAACCTTTACAAGCATATTTCAGAATCAATTATCAAGCTTCAGGGCAATTTGAAAGAACACTAATTATCGTTGAAGATGATGCCGAACTACATTATATTGAAGGTTGTACAGCTCCAATTTACTCTGAAAATAATTTACATGCAGCTATTGTTGAAATTTATGTTGGTAAGAGAGCGAGTGTTAGATATACTACCGTTCAAAACTGAAGTGATAATGTTTTAAACTTAGTTACAAAAAGAAGTATTGTTGAAGAAGATGGAAGAATGGAATGAATTGATGGAAACATTGGTTCAAAAGTAAATATGAAGTATCCATCATGTATCCTAAAAGGAGATAGAGCTCAAGGAGATACTATTTCCATTGCTGTTGCTAAAAAAGGTGTTTATCAAGATGCTGGAAGTAAAATGATTCACTTAGGAAAAGAAACAAAATCAAAAATTGTTTCTAAATCAATTACGTTCCAAGGTGGTACTGCTAACTATAGAGGGCTAGCATATATTGGACCTAATGCAATAAATTCAAAAGCGAGAGTTGAGTGTGACACTTTAATTTTGGATAACCAATCACATTCAGATACAATTCCTCAAAATAAAGTTCATAACAATCAATCACAAATAGAACATGAAGCTACAGTTTCGAAAGTTAGTGAAGAACAATTATTTTACTTAATGAGTAGGGGCTTAGATGAACAAGAAGCTTTAGAAATTATAGTTATGGGATTCCTAGAACCCTTTACAAAAGAACTTCCTTTAGAATATGCAGTTGAATTAAATCAACTTATTAAAATGGATATGGAAGGATCTGTTGGATAA